A window of Metabacillus sp. B2-18 contains these coding sequences:
- a CDS encoding NAD-dependent epimerase/dehydratase family protein, producing the protein MNVLVTGATGFLGRKVALHLASIGYNVTGTGRNQLVGDSLSNSGIKFNACHLENRDDIMMLCENQHFVIHCGALSSPWGKYNDFYQANVIGTKNVIDGCKKWNVSRLVHVSTPSLYFHYDERKDVKEDDSLPEKFVNHYAKTKFLAEKEVDQAFIEGLPTITIRPRALFGPGDQAIFPRLIKVCEKGMFPKVGSGDVVIDLTYIDNAVDAILLCMNSGSETLGQKYNITNGERVQLYSMIDTVMKQLGRSFSYKQISYKKAFHLATSLEYVSKLLLFGKEPLLTRYTVSVLSQSQTLSIEKAKSELGYKPAVSVKDGTKEFVDWWKSNVH; encoded by the coding sequence TTGAATGTACTAGTAACTGGAGCTACTGGTTTTTTAGGAAGAAAAGTAGCGCTTCATCTTGCTTCGATTGGATACAATGTCACAGGGACAGGACGAAACCAACTAGTAGGGGACTCTCTTTCGAATTCAGGGATTAAATTTAATGCATGTCATTTGGAAAATCGTGATGATATCATGATGTTGTGTGAAAATCAACATTTTGTTATTCATTGTGGAGCACTTTCATCTCCATGGGGCAAGTATAACGACTTTTATCAAGCGAACGTTATTGGTACAAAAAATGTAATTGATGGCTGTAAAAAGTGGAATGTGAGTCGCTTGGTTCATGTTTCAACACCAAGTTTATATTTTCACTATGACGAGCGTAAAGATGTGAAAGAAGATGATAGTTTACCAGAAAAATTCGTTAACCATTACGCAAAAACCAAATTTCTTGCAGAAAAAGAAGTAGACCAGGCTTTTATAGAAGGATTACCAACCATAACAATAAGACCTAGAGCTTTATTTGGTCCTGGTGATCAGGCTATTTTTCCAAGACTTATCAAGGTTTGTGAAAAGGGGATGTTCCCTAAAGTCGGGTCTGGTGATGTTGTTATTGATTTGACTTATATAGATAATGCTGTAGATGCAATCCTTTTATGTATGAACTCTGGATCTGAAACGTTGGGGCAAAAATATAATATTACAAATGGTGAAAGAGTTCAGTTATATTCTATGATTGATACAGTAATGAAACAACTAGGCAGGTCCTTTTCTTATAAACAGATTTCATATAAAAAAGCTTTTCATTTAGCAACATCACTTGAGTATGTTTCGAAACTTCTTCTTTTTGGAAAAGAGCCGCTACTCACGAGGTATACAGTTAGTGTTTTATCTCAATCTCAAACACTTTCAATTGAAAAGGCAAAGAGTGAATTAGGATATAAGCCGGCGGTTTCTGTTAAAGATGGCACGAAGGAATTTGTAGATTGGTGGAAGTCAAATGTTCATTAA
- a CDS encoding F390 synthetase-related protein, whose product MNKSLLLKQYFLTKYGRSFTSREKLLAFHDTKMKKHIKFVLKHSTFYKELYQDELNHHNWKSLPIITKSDMMDSFNELNTVGIKKEKAFQLAFDAEETRDFSPRIGNVSIGLSSGTSGNRGLFLVSSREEAMWAGTVLAKMLPSSIFREHKVAFFLRANSNLYESTESGKISFHYFDLLDSFPNHIERLNQLKPSIIIAPPSMLRMIATWKDKMIISISPEKIISVAEVLEDLDKTYIEHIFQQTLHQVYQATEGFLAATCAFGILHMNEDLIAVQKEYINKELGIFVPIISDFTRKTQPIIRYRLNDILIERKTACPCGSHFLALERIDGRSDDLFYGKNLLTNEETCLFPDFIRKSIMISSNQILEYKVIQREFNLVEIKLKVESDEEVVKDLVLTELQKLWKHYQLVIPQFHFTPYDIVTSDKKLKRIENMMKVKSNDSFI is encoded by the coding sequence ATGAATAAATCACTATTACTCAAACAGTATTTTCTTACAAAGTATGGTAGGAGTTTTACTTCTCGGGAAAAATTGCTTGCTTTTCATGACACAAAAATGAAAAAACATATAAAATTTGTTTTAAAGCATTCTACCTTTTATAAAGAACTCTATCAAGATGAACTGAACCATCATAACTGGAAATCCCTTCCTATCATCACAAAATCTGATATGATGGACTCTTTTAATGAGTTAAATACCGTCGGAATTAAGAAAGAAAAAGCTTTTCAGTTAGCTTTTGATGCGGAAGAAACTAGGGATTTTTCACCTAGAATAGGAAATGTTTCAATAGGTCTTTCTTCTGGAACAAGCGGAAATCGAGGCCTATTTCTAGTAAGCAGCAGGGAAGAGGCAATGTGGGCCGGAACGGTTCTTGCAAAGATGTTACCAAGCAGTATTTTCAGAGAACATAAGGTTGCCTTTTTTCTCAGGGCAAATAGTAATCTTTATGAGTCTACAGAAAGCGGAAAAATCAGCTTTCACTACTTTGATCTGTTAGATTCCTTTCCTAATCATATTGAAAGATTAAATCAGCTTAAACCTTCGATTATTATTGCACCTCCTTCGATGTTAAGAATGATTGCCACATGGAAGGATAAAATGATTATTAGTATTTCTCCAGAAAAAATTATATCGGTAGCAGAAGTACTAGAAGATCTTGACAAAACATATATAGAACACATTTTTCAACAAACTTTGCATCAAGTATATCAAGCGACTGAAGGATTTTTAGCTGCTACATGTGCATTTGGAATTCTTCATATGAATGAGGATTTAATCGCAGTTCAAAAAGAGTATATTAACAAGGAACTCGGAATATTTGTACCAATTATTTCAGACTTTACTAGGAAAACACAACCGATTATTCGATATCGTTTGAATGACATATTAATAGAGAGAAAGACTGCATGTCCCTGCGGGTCACATTTTTTAGCATTAGAACGGATAGATGGCCGTTCTGATGATCTTTTTTATGGGAAAAATTTATTAACAAATGAAGAAACATGTTTATTTCCAGATTTTATTAGAAAATCTATCATGATCTCATCAAATCAGATTTTAGAATATAAGGTTATACAGCGGGAGTTCAACTTAGTAGAGATTAAGTTGAAGGTAGAAAGTGATGAAGAAGTAGTTAAAGACCTTGTTTTAACTGAGTTGCAAAAATTGTGGAAACATTATCAATTAGTAATTCCACAGTTTCACTTCACACCCTATGACATCGTTACTTCGGACAAAAAGTTAAAGCGAATTGAAAATATGATGAAGGTAAAAAGTAATGATTCATTTATATAA